The Verrucomicrobiia bacterium genome has a segment encoding these proteins:
- a CDS encoding FG-GAP repeat protein: MIKFLIPILLGSTAMVSDGQQCVILPAQQALQFGLLEIGTYSGGQSVDVANSPQWLEDGRVIIGAADDDTVAFNRGAIYLFHPVSHGLDLQTKILPPSDIKGLGGELAASEGWIAATAATVSSNITTVCLYQATNGSDFAFRTNLFSSDVPMVGSSFGSGFRGISMSGSWLAAVEYVNPPKVHLFKRDADGIWHRRQTLAFPGESTSFQQANVRIFGDLLAMGQPNNGHSSFKGAVHLWRHQLNDTWIFETTLVPPGLDAGDRFGVATALDNDRIFATAPAADVGDVVDCGAAYVFRRVNAVWTFESKIAAAFPKMNDVMGFQIAFSPLGGSFLAIATRGNIWMFQPNGIHWAQVSRGHSGKVFRNWESPAGEINSYSYGFIGASVDELAIRGHQVVAGLPASSTLLEHGWHAIITRFVTNNPCTSVPIGYRPIGAASGSGNPPPASDADGDGRSDLAEMYFGTYADRSNVLSSGIKGALSHDRRLTVEWPHATDPELMVSAKPEWGTNLSSWTTNGITIEKVRDEAEYGREILQASLPITNGAAAFFRLVISEPPAPPPTE; the protein is encoded by the coding sequence ATGATTAAATTCCTCATCCCTATTCTTCTTGGTTCAACCGCGATGGTCAGCGATGGGCAGCAATGCGTTATTCTCCCAGCCCAGCAAGCGCTTCAATTTGGGTTGCTGGAGATTGGAACGTATTCCGGGGGACAAAGTGTCGATGTAGCCAATTCGCCGCAATGGCTCGAGGATGGCCGCGTTATCATTGGCGCGGCCGATGACGACACGGTCGCGTTTAATCGTGGCGCGATCTATTTGTTCCATCCGGTCTCACACGGGCTCGATTTGCAGACTAAGATCTTGCCTCCTTCGGATATCAAGGGCCTGGGAGGCGAACTAGCGGCCAGCGAAGGTTGGATTGCCGCCACGGCTGCGACAGTGTCCAGCAACATCACCACCGTTTGTCTTTACCAGGCGACCAATGGGAGTGACTTCGCTTTTCGCACGAATCTTTTTTCCAGCGATGTGCCGATGGTGGGATCGTCGTTCGGGAGCGGCTTTCGTGGCATCTCGATGTCTGGTTCGTGGCTGGCGGCTGTGGAATATGTGAATCCGCCCAAGGTGCATCTGTTCAAGCGGGATGCGGACGGAATATGGCATCGGCGTCAGACGCTGGCGTTCCCTGGAGAGAGCACGTCGTTTCAACAGGCGAACGTGCGGATCTTTGGAGATCTCCTGGCAATGGGACAGCCCAACAACGGCCATTCCAGCTTCAAAGGCGCGGTTCACCTCTGGCGCCATCAGCTCAACGACACGTGGATCTTTGAAACCACGCTGGTGCCGCCCGGCCTTGATGCAGGGGATCGCTTTGGTGTCGCCACTGCGTTGGACAACGACCGAATCTTCGCCACCGCTCCCGCCGCGGATGTGGGCGATGTCGTGGATTGCGGGGCTGCCTATGTGTTTCGCCGGGTGAATGCGGTTTGGACGTTCGAATCCAAGATCGCCGCGGCTTTTCCAAAAATGAATGATGTCATGGGATTTCAAATTGCGTTTAGTCCGCTGGGCGGATCCTTTCTGGCGATCGCAACGCGTGGGAACATCTGGATGTTTCAACCGAACGGAATCCACTGGGCGCAGGTTTCGAGGGGCCATTCCGGCAAGGTTTTTCGGAACTGGGAAAGTCCGGCTGGGGAGATCAACTCCTACAGTTATGGTTTCATTGGAGCCTCGGTGGATGAGCTTGCGATTCGCGGCCACCAGGTGGTTGCGGGGTTGCCGGCCTCGAGCACGCTGCTCGAGCATGGCTGGCATGCGATTATAACACGGTTTGTCACGAATAATCCCTGCACCAGCGTTCCGATTGGTTACCGTCCCATTGGTGCCGCTTCGGGCAGTGGCAATCCACCGCCCGCGTCAGATGCCGATGGGGATGGGCGGAGCGACCTGGCAGAAATGTATTTCGGCACGTACGCGGACCGCAGCAATGTGCTGTCGAGCGGCATCAAGGGAGCATTGTCCCACGACAGGAGGCTGACTGTGGAATGGCCGCACGCCACCGACCCAGAGCTGATGGTGAGCGCGAAACCAGAGTGGGGCACCAATCTGTCGTCCTGGACGACAAATGGGATCACGATTGAAAAAGTTCGTGATGAAGCTGAATACGGACGGGAGATTCTTCAAGCCTCGCTTCCGATCACGAATGGTGCGGCGGCCTTCTTTCGATTGGTTATCTCGGAACCTCCTGCACCTCCGCCGACTGAATGA